One window of the Pyrus communis chromosome 17, drPyrComm1.1, whole genome shotgun sequence genome contains the following:
- the LOC137722056 gene encoding uncharacterized protein: protein MTNLAKLDFVALDIIGKNYLTWVLDAKIHLEAGNLGDTIKEDTSTSSQDRVKAMIFIRCHLDKGLKSEISPQLKICGETITEEDMLERTFNTYHASYMLLQQQYRKRGFTEYNQLISVLLVAEQNNELLMKNHQS, encoded by the exons atgacgaacctggcaaagcttgattttgttgccctgGATATTATTGGAAAAAATTACCTTACCTGGGTACTGGATGccaagatccatctggaggCAGGAAATCTTGGGGATACCATCAAGGAGGATACCAGTACATCTTCTCAAGATCGGGTGAaggccatgatctttatccGTTGCCACCTTGATAAGGGACTGAAAAGCGA AATTAGTCCCCAGTTAAAGATCTGTGGAGAAACAATAactgaggaagatatgctggaaaGGACTTTCAACACATATCATGCCTCCTACATGCTCTTGCAACAGCAATATAGAAAAAGAGGCTTTACTgagtacaaccagctgatatctgtACTCCTTGTAGCCGAGCAAAACAATGAGCttctgatgaagaatcatcagtcctga